One Cicer arietinum cultivar CDC Frontier isolate Library 1 chromosome 8, Cicar.CDCFrontier_v2.0, whole genome shotgun sequence DNA segment encodes these proteins:
- the LOC101514532 gene encoding uncharacterized protein produces the protein MNRDERKRRFNEAIVNILYPPPPQDLEPIELGSCSNVISDTFYDSENASTTESEEKHESETEKLTRAQRKRIRKKKMKQEAILRGKLIGPLMPPTQTTQCEDDDALQAVRSNASQEGDETTCANSKKMKRRRMAKRMAKEKRVASAFEKCNQSSISSDAVIDLKDSHT, from the exons ATGAACCGAGACGAGAGAAAACGCAGGTTCAACGAAGCAATTGTGAACATCCTCTATCCCCCACCTCCACAA GACTTAGAACCTATCGAATTAGGGTCTTGCTCAAACGTTATTTCAG ACACTTTTTATGACTCTGAGAATGCATCGACGACCGAGAGCGAAGAAAAACACGAATCGGAGACGGAGAAACTCACCAGAGCTCAACGAAAGAGAATTCgtaagaagaagatgaagcaaGAAGCTATTCTCCGCGGAAAATTAATTGGTCCGTTGATGCCTCCCACCCAAACAACGCAGTGTGAAGATGATGATGCTCTTCAAGCTGTTCGATCAAATGCTTCTCAGGAAG GTGATGAGACGACTTGTGCTAACTCCAAGAAAATGAAGCGTCGGAGGATGGCAAAAAGGATGGCCAAAGAAAAGCGAGTTGCCTCTGCATTTGAGAAATGCAATCAAAGTTCAATTTCAAGTGATGCTGTCATTGACCTGAAAGACTCCCATACGTGA
- the LOC101514972 gene encoding galactomannan galactosyltransferase 1-like, with translation MSPKTKTKLNMVTTELSHSHSYHHDSSTMAKPTFRNKSSSIFLSDGLLFLGGAFSALLLVWGFSSFTNSINNPNLKLHQNDVISYSTPDLLSDPLDPTFYDEPEMGYTIDDKVQNWDEKREEWLKLHPSFSAGVKERVLMVTGSQPSPCRNPIGDHLLLRCFKNKVDYCRIHGYDIFYNNGLLDPKMSSYWAKYPVVRAAMMAHPEAEWIWWVDSDALFTDMDFKLPLERYKDHNLVVHGWAHLIHEKRSWTGLNAGVFLIRNCQWSLDFMDSWAGMGPQSPDYEEWGHKLRSTFKDKFFPESDDQTGLAYLIAIEKEKWADRIYLEGEYYFEGYWEEIVGTFENISKKYDEIEKGVRRLRRRHAEKVSESYGAVREEYLREAGYGKGSWRRPFVTHFTGCQPCSGKYNEMYTADACWNGMRRALHFADNQVIRKYGYVHPDLGNNLVTSIPFDYPQS, from the coding sequence ATGTCACCTAAAACAAAAACCAAGCTAAATATGGTAACAACTGAACTCTCCCATTCTCATTCTTACCATCACGATTCTTCCACCATGGCAAAACCCACTTTCAGAAACAAATCTTCTTCCATATTTCTTTCCGATGGTTTACTCTTCCTCGGAGGAGCATTTTCCGCTCTTTTACTCGTTTGGGGTTTCTCTTCCTTTACAAACTCCATCAACAACCCAAATTTAAAACTTCATCAAAACGATGTCATTTCGTACTCCACTCCTGATTTACTTTCCGACCCGTTAGACCCTACATTCTACGACGAACCTGAAATGGGTTACACCATTGACGACAAAGTTCAAAACTGGGACGAGAAACGCGAAGAATGGCTAAAACTTCACCCTTCTTTCTCCGCCGGAGTTAAAGAGAGAGTTTTAATGGTCACCGGATCACAACCCTCACCGTGCCGGAACCCAATCGGCGATCACCTTTTATTAAGAtgctttaaaaataaagttgatTATTGTCGTATTCATGGTTACGATATTTTCTACAATAACGGTCTTCTTGACCCGAAAATGTCTTCTTATTGGGCCAAGTATCCAGTTGTTAGGGCCGCAATGATGGCTCATCCAGAAGCCGAGTGGATCTGGTGGGTTGACTCAGACGCGTTATTCACCGACATGGATTTCAAGCTTCCTTTAGAACGTTACAAGGATCATAACCTCGTTGTTCACGGTTGGGCACACTTGATCCACGAGAAACGGAGTTGGACGGGCCTAAACGCCGGCGTGTTTTTAATTAGAAACTGTCAGTGGTCGTTGGATTTTATGGACTCATGGGCCGGAATGGGCCCACAGAGTCCAGATTATGAAGAATGGGGACATAAACTCCGGTCAACTTTTAAAGACAAATTCTTCCCAGAGTCAGATGATCAGACGGGTCTCGCTTATTTAATCGCGATTGAGAAAGAAAAATGGGCGGACAGGATTTATTTAGAGGGCGAGTATTATTTCGAAGGGTATTGGGAAGAAATAGTTGGAACATTTGAGAACATTAGTAAGAAATATGATGAGATTGAAAAAGGGGTGCGTAGGTTAAGAAGGCGTCACGCTGAAAAAGTGAGTGAAAGTTACGGTGCGGTTAGAGAAGAGTATTTGAGAGAAGCTGGTTATGGTAAAGGTAGTTGGAGAAGACCGTTTGTTACACATTTTACCGGTTGTCAACCGTGTAGTGGAAAGTATAATGAAATGTACACCGCTGATGCTTGTTGGAACGGGATGCGTAGAGCACTTCATTTTGCCGACAATCAAGTTATTCGTAAATATGGTTACGTGCACCCGGATCTAGGGAATAATCTTGTTACTTCTATACCTTTTGATTATCCTCAATCATGA